The Belonocnema kinseyi isolate 2016_QV_RU_SX_M_011 chromosome 1, B_treatae_v1, whole genome shotgun sequence genomic interval GAGAACATCATCGTCAATTCTTCCTCAAGTACACGATTCTAGCCACAAAGAAGCAAGGAACAGAATCTAGCagactaaaaactaaaaaagattaagaaCCGGATTCACTTGAACCACCTTCGGACATTAACATTTTCGTGCATGTAAACAGCGAAATGTCAACGAACatacagcaccttgaaagaaaaatttgctactaCTTTATTAGAGTTCAGAGTTGTAGAACCAACACAAATGCGTTTTCTGTCGGAACTGTGTGAGATATTATGTTTTATAACGTAATCCATGAATCAGAACCAGGTTGCACGCCCATAAATTAATCTTTACAGAAGGCCCTAATTATCATAGCCGAAACCATAGTGAATACAGAAACGCATTTCTTTGCATACAATCTTTGACTGAAGTAGGGCGGCCTGTTCCTAGGAACGAAAATGTTCATCATTGCGATTCAGGACAAGCAAGAATGTATCAAGACGAATTTGACAGGTTTTCTTGTGTGGAAATACCAAGGAATCCATAGAGCACCTTATTGATAGTTGTTACGTAATGACTTAAGAAAATGAAGTCATGTTACCTGTTTCAGTCAAGTGGACAATGCAGTCTTATGATACATATTAGTTCAATAGAttgaggaagctcatttttctcaAGCTTAAAATGGTTATAACCGAATATGTCGTAGGCATTTTTATCagagttaagtttttttttaatagccttCACGGGACTATCCGGTATATATTATAAATctcgaaagaatttttataaactaatcaaGTGATCTGATTATAGCAAGAtgtctaatttgaaattttagacaaAGACTGGTTTTTTACCCCACCATTGATAAACTGAGTTGCAGCCAAATGCATAATAGATGAATCTACCGCCTAAACTGggttttaaacaaacagaagcTCATTAGAAGTGCATGGAAAATTAGCCAAAATTAGCAGATCAGGGATCGAATCCAAGATCtcatagataattatttgtcatcTTTTCAGTGCATTTTAATAAAAGCTTGATTCTTAAAAGCCTTTATAACATATAGTATGTTTGACactctaagaaaaataaataaatttgaaattattcaagagTTCACAAATTAAAGATAGCTTTGGTAATACTCACTTCCAATATCATTATATACCATATTTTGAATTCCTACAATGTATCCATTAGGTAATGCGTGAACCAAGAAAAATATATCGTATTTCTCTGCTAGATAGGTCTGAAGATTATAATTTCTAGCTAGGTGCATACTGGGATATATATTTCCTGATAACAAGCCAATTCCCACAATTCGTTTCCGTCGAGTGAACCAAACCCCAACTTGTTGGCCTCCAAAATAAAAACTCCATGTTGGTTTGACGTTAAATGTGCGAATTAAAATAGGACGTAGCTCTTCAGGTAGCCCGGGTACGGAATTACCAGCTTCATGTTCGGTTTGACCATCTCCGTTTCCGGGTGGACCAATTCCGTGTCCGGATGGACCAGCTCCGTGTCCAGATTGACCAGCTTCGTGTCCGGATTGACTAACTCCGTGTCCGGATAGACCAGGTCCGTGTCCAGATGAACCAGCTTCGTGTCCGCGTAAACCAGCTCCGTGCCTAGCTCGACTATTTCCATGTTCGGGTGGACTAGCTTCGTGACCAGATGGACCGACCTTGTGTCCCGAAGcttttaattctgtgaaaaaaataattacatggtTGATTGCCAAAAAGTTGCTCAGTATCGACAAaagagatttttcaagaaattgtttgCCAAACTTCgtgaaacatttaaacaaaataaaggcCTAATTCAAGGGAGTACACAAATTTTCTCAagcctaaaatatgaatttaattttatataaccgTCCATCGAACAATAAATAATATGTTGTTACACTTATATGATACAAGTGTGATAATACTTGAAGCGCGTAAGGGTTTCTTTGGATTAGAGACCTGTATAAGATGAAGCAGAGGGACTGCATTGTCAGGTGCGTCTAATATAGGAAACGGACGGACTCCACTTTGCAGGATTTAAAGTAAAAAGCAACCCTTCTATGTGGTAGAAGCAAAGCTATCTGAATTATCGAGAGCACGACTGCTTATGCTTTCAAGACGTGATGTGATCGCCGTGCCAAGGGAGAAGGACTGAATGGTACCAGGTAAACCTTATCTTTTAACACAATATTGCGCTCCCCTAAATCGACGTTGAAACGTCGAAATTGAAAATACGTGTGGTGAAAATATCTAAGAGCGATAACAAAAAAACTCCCAATAACGGAAACTCCCAATAACCATAAGTCGAAGTGTCAGAAGGCTCTACCAACACAGTGTGTCACTTACGTGCAGATGTCTAAATATGCCCTGGAGAGAGTTGTCTTTGCAACAGGTTATCCTAAAGTCTGTATAATTCCAAAAGAGCTCGATCGTCTGAGGGAGGAAATCTCTGAAGAATTTGACGCATTATCTTGCGAGGGGTATGCCACGAAATTTCGACATCTTTGGAGGGCATCGTAGTGCAGGTCGCAGACATCTGGTATCTGATATCTGGTATCTGGCATTCAAGCTCAAGGAGGGACTGAACCTCGTAAACAAGAAGACGTCTGATCTTTCAGAAACCCAGTCTGTAAAACCGATTCTTCAAAAGTATACTCTAACATTCAGGGTATCAAATCGAAGAGGCGAGATAAATTATAGCTGTAAGTCTCCACAAATATCAATCAGGGCCCTCATAGCTCTAGATTACTGATCCTATATGGAAGTGATTAAGGTCTATTGTAGGTGATATAACAGAGCTTGATAAGGTGTCTGGAGCGCCCGCAGACGCCTTGAATTAGGCTCTCCATGTCTGAGACAGGAATCTTAATGATGTACATGAGGTTCTGGATTTACCTCCATGCTCGAAAAAACGGAGCACTAAGACAGTGGACTGGAAAGTCTGAGGCCAGGACTTGCAGACGAATACCTCTGGAAAACACTGAGATTTATATAAGAAAGAACTCAAGGGCGGGGTCGTAGAATTACCAACAAGCTACAGTACCATTAGTCAGTTAGAGGAGGTGGGTCCCGCTAGCATCTCCACAacgatatttgaatattttcttaatgCCATACTTTTGGGCTATTTTCGGGCATTGatgctgatttttgggctcttttagtttcatcaaaaaaccgacttttgggtTAAGGTGCAGGAAGTCAACACCTCCACTGcatgaaatagaaataaatgtaCAAGTTCACAATGTCAGAATTTGGGGCTCTTCTTGGGTTCTCCAAACCtgtacaaatgaatttttaaaaagcaactaCTGTAACcgaaaaattacccttaaaataaCTTACGCATCCAGCCTAAATGCAAGCATATCCGAATTTCGAAATAAGTACGATAAAGCATGTTCCGTATGTCTGAGCTAGTTTTAAGCTTactcaaaataacaaattaaattatctaaaagCAACCCATAACACTAACACCCTCCCCTAATTCAAAATATAGATATTTAGCAAGACCAAAAACTATAAATCAAAAGTCaatgaatttctggaatttacaAAATACTGCCGAAAAGTTTCTAAATAAAACACAATAATGCTAGTCACCTTCGCAGAACCCTAAGCTATACCTACAACCCCAATGTATTAATGAAAAACCCAAGAATCTTTTGCATGTCCTCATTTCAGCAGTGACtttcctgaatccgaaaaacaggttttcacggaTGTTTTTTCGATTCTTCttggattcttctcggcaatatctccaggtgttttttcatttttataaaaaattaataatttaaacaattatattggaatggaagcttctaatgtgtcccctaagggtttacatttttcttacacattctctattcctttatacaccctccacacacttacttggtggtggaaggggaacctacagtttaaggtgggttccgaaccaccaagagcaacatcCTTAAGTActtaaagaaaaaccttttttctctagaggtactggtcccacgactctccggagatgaacaactcccttgctaggctagtgttcaccgcatgggccaccgagactcttccagagtgcgaggcgggaatcgaacccgcaagccgaaggagtgggtccaaagcctacgctttagcccccacgaccatcgtcccactcaataatttaaacaattatattgtttataatttttaaaaatatatttaacaatggTGGTAAAGAATTCAgagtttttgagtgaaaaataatataccttgaattatcatgaatgaaaaacaatttcaaacaatgcaaaaaatttagtttaaacattgttcttgccacctctacgcacacagctttacgatatcctatggcgcatatggatttgattatttatccttcattataataAAACCAAAGTCCTAAAggaaaagtgaagatagttctggattctcctcgacAATATCTCCAGatgtttctttcatttaaaaaaaaaattaattatttaaacaattacattgtttataatttttaaaaatttattcaaaaattctggtaaacaattcagaattcttcaagatatgttatttttcactcaacaactatgaattgtttaccagaattgttaaataaattttaaaaaattataaacaacataattgcttaaataattaattttttttaatgaaaaaatgcctgaagatattgccgaggagagctgtgtgcgtagagggggcaaaaacaatgtttaaactaacttttttgcattgtttaaaattttttttattcaagttacttcaaggtatgttatttttcgcTCAACAACTCTGAGTtctttaccacaattgttaaataaattttcaaaaattgtaaactatataattgtttaaatcattaattttttataaaaatggaaaaaatacctggagatattgccgagaagaatccagaactatcttcactttttctctaggacttttggtttttttcataatgaaggatatatgttaattaacaacgtaactgtttaaaaaatgactttttgaaaaaagtgaaaaaaaacacctagagatatggctcagacgATTCCGGCAATGTTTTGAGTTTTTGGCtacgtctattatttcattttttattcaatgtcgaattttcaaatctatatacacagctaacttctgggtcgtctatctgtatgtctatctgtatgCCGTTTCGTGTGTCTTTATGTCTGTCCATCTGTCTGTGagcacactcttttagtgtcttaagctaaatgccaagttcgttagtcggacattttggataaaaatactaaaatgatcccattttgaaaattttctagtgcacattttttcatgattcaaaaattctatgtacaattgtgggtccggatgcaataacggcacatacaattttttcgtgcgaaaacgaagtcccctgaaggctttagaaaaaattttcgtattttaattttcaaaagatatatatggatgtaaaattt includes:
- the LOC117171050 gene encoding uncharacterized protein LOC117171050, with product MQMFIKNILFVFTVFIHFDELKASGHKVGPSGHEASPPEHGNSRARHGAGLRGHEAGSSGHGPGLSGHGVSQSGHEAGQSGHGAGPSGHGIGPPGNGDGQTEHEAGNSVPGLPEELRPILIRTFNVKPTWSFYFGGQQVGVWFTRRKRIVGIGLLSGNIYPSMHLARNYNLQTYLAEKYDIFFLVHALPNGYIVGIQNMVYNDIGNDDGVEQEIRLEHRNIIPSRDDRMAYQIKIEFIDDVGLRFYAFRLLSGYIIGVTLGPLSNN